One Drosophila kikkawai strain 14028-0561.14 chromosome 3L, DkikHiC1v2, whole genome shotgun sequence genomic window carries:
- the LOC108070399 gene encoding uncharacterized protein isoform X2, whose product MDCLKSIKLWQVSPHPIVKHILRALRDLPRLRKLYLCIPMRITIDLSRSYRLNLFWTPRDLLRHCRSLCNLRTLHLSDDVSSSNLRDIVKQMPHLKDLSFYIDRSNKWSLFLCHQDTRNHLTRIFDFLASKRRLEVLRIKGEINADNEAKSLANIKTLKSLDCSFANPNFVIYLTELTSLRSLRITSLHGMDISATYLQVIRSCKDLKFLRIFDYNISPNFVSLAGKVLEEIESENTLHLRVHGRHSSHSLKEFKSNALDHKNLLFRSITATELLTLI is encoded by the exons ATGGACTGCCTGAAGTCCATCAAGCTATGGCAGGTGAGTCCACATCCGATCGTCAAGCACATACTGAGGGCATTAAGAGACTTGCCTCGTCTGAGAAAGCTGTATTTGTGCATTCCAA TGCGGATCACGATAGACTTGAGTCGGTCTTATCGGCTGAACTTATTCTGGACTCCTAGGGATCTACTGAGACACTGCAGATCCCTGTGTAACCTGAGGACCCTACATCTCTCCGATGATGTGAGCAGCTCCAATCTCCGGGATATAGTAAAGCAGATGCCGCATCTGAAGGATCTGAGCTTCTATATAGATCGATCTAATAAATGGAGTCTGTTTCTCTGCCATCAAGATACCAGAAATCATCTGACCAGGATCTTTGACTTCCTGGCAAGCAAAAGGAGACTGGAAGTTCTCAGGATCAAGGGAGAAATAAATGCTGACAACGAGGCCAAGTCCTTGGCTAACATAAAAACCCTGAAGTCCCTGGATTGTAGTTTCGCCAACCCCAACTTTGTGATTTACCTGACCGAACTCACTTCGCTCAGGAGCCTGCGCATAACATCGCTCCATGGCATGGATATATCTGCAACATACCTACAGGTGATTCGAAGCTGCAAAGATCTTAAGTTCCTTCGCATTTTCGATTACAACATTAGTCCGAACTTTGTTTCCTTGGCCGGCAAAGTGCTGGAAGAGATCGAGTCGGAGAACACACTACATTTAAGAGTCCACGGCCGCCATAGCTCACATTCATTGAAGGAGTTTAAGTCAAATGCTTTGGACCataaaaatcttttatttCGTTCAATAACAGCCACAGAACTTTTAACATTAATCTGA
- the LOC108070481 gene encoding uncharacterized protein, which yields MWSNRCSFLLLALLIAGSAGKVYGRLPRILPEALAEGDEGVAVRGDCEFKVNGDLNDPAPLFSRHNSYEIIVPDPTDTVRLVNGELLDMFCPGVGFAAPFDNRTRVTAQCLQNKYFLVDDLIYPFNNFSCTQWATFTALRTGQDCNGGTDLVKVGFEVDDGGFLQTYELCHDAEAEATRYVHHVLYPSSYDYQHGVARPSFIELDFYGGRDVNTKYTQVQQNITISGILGMDASPFFNYSDDRILARGHMIAKTDTIFGAAQMSTFLFINVAPQWQTFNGGNWEKVETSVRKFVADRNLTTDCYTGTYGVSTLPGVDGVERELYLDFDENNNGLIPVPKFYYRVVIDRESREGIVLIGINNPYLTLEEILKDYILCQDIGHQLSWLSWSKEDLHEGYSYACTVEDFTKVVKDLPLDDLYTSGVLGLDDVTTVGPTSTTEEPTTTPTPTTVPSTTEESTTEESTTESSSSSALPTTVSSTTEEPSSTTEAPTTSTATPTEETTSSTATPTEEPSSSTATPTEEPTSSTATPTEEPTSSTAAPTEEPTSSTATPTEEPTSTSSSSSTTTSPPVTTSSPIANPCRFNINGDLKDPAPLLTPQGALSWLLPDESGFYTVEEGSSIDLHCTGALVSPFNRYTALTARCVGDQLYEAEDQRVGIRVFVCQSWPTYEAVRTGEICEGGTDLVQIGFDVAAGLLTHLEICYDQQEQISRYARYELTPANVAYQRGVAQPGYLRGDFYTGEDVNVLYGQSRQLESFNAALGLDASQYFDSSKDLYLTRGQLAARQDFIHSSAQRATHFYINAVPQWRSTNIGNWLAVESSLRQFVANQGLNVSVHAGSYGISTLPNSQGVQTELYLNSETKQLPVPKILYRLVIDQDTRKGVVLIVVNNPHLTLAQTLDDYVVCEDVGAQLDWLDWDKTDISKGYSYACAVDDFIKIVKDLPLDQLETTGVLGLSNQDLQDEVCSFRVNGGDLKDPAPLFVVRSELGIARYLEPDQEGVVQLKHGESLEFHCIKPFTGSFAGYTFVNSTCWQQQNFLALGSLYQLQDFVCTSWPTYTARRTNRPCNGGTDLLEVGFQLSATSSDDFLQTYDVCHNELSEVTRYVHHVLYPGSAQYQRSVSRPTFIPGDFYNGKDVNTMYTQVQQNITVSEILGMDASHYFNISSNVYLARGHMSAKTDFVFGAAQQATFFFVNVAPQWQTFNGGNWERVEDSVRKLVADENITADCYTGTWGVSTLPDVNGVERELYLDFDENNNGLIPVPKLYYRVVIDRESRKGIVLIGVNNPHADLEQIAKEYLICEDIGDQLTWVSWTKEDLGKGYSYACTVEDFTAVVKDLPLDDLAVEGVLGIQD from the coding sequence ATGTGGAGCAACCGCTGCTCGTTTTTACTCCTGGCGCTGCTGATCGCCGGCAGTGCTGGAAAAGTGTACGGCAGATTGCCTAGAATCCTGCCGGAAGCCCTGGCCGAAGGCGATGAAGGTGTTGCAGTGCGCGGTGACTGTGAATTCAAGGTCAACGGTGACCTCAATGATCCCGCTCCGCTGTTTTCGCGTCACAACTCCTATGAAATCATCGTTCCCGATCCCACGGATACCGTGCGTCTGGTGAATGGCGAACTCTTGGATATGTTCTGTCCGGGAGTGGGATTTGCAGCTCCATTCGACAACCGCACACGAGTGACGGCCCAGTGTTTGCAAAACAAGTATTTCCTGGTTGATGATCTCATCTATCCGTTCAACAACTTCTCCTGCACCCAGTGGGCCACCTTTACGGCTCTTCGCACGGGACAAGACTGCAATGGCGGCACGGATCTTGTCAAGGTAGGCTTCGAGGTGGATGATGGCGGCTTCCTGCAGACCTACGAACTCTGCCACGATGCCGAGGCGGAGGCCACGCGATACGTCCACCATGTGCTATACCCCTCGAGCTATGACTATCAGCATGGAGTGGCGAGACCCAGTTTCATCGAACTGGACTTCTACGGCGGTCGGGATGTGAACACAAAGTACACTCAGGTGCAGCAGAACATCACCATCAGTGGAATACTCGGCATGGACGCCTCACCCTTCTTCAACTACTCAGATGATCGAATCCTGGCGCGTGGACACATGATTGCCAAGACGGACACGATCTTTGGCGCTGCACAGATGTCGACGTTCTTGTTTATCAACGTGGCTCCACAGTGGCAGACCTTCAACGGAGGCAACTGGGAGAAGGTGGAAACCAGCGTTCGAAAGTTCGTGGCCGATCGTAATCTCACCACTGATTGCTATACGGGCACTTACGGCGTGTCCACTCTGCCGGGCGTGGATGGCGTGGAGAGGGAGCTTTATCTTGACTTTGATGAAAACAATAATGGCTTGATTCCCGTCCCGAAGTTCTACTATCGCGTCGTAATCGATCGGGAGAGCCGGGAGGGCATCGTCCTCATTGGCATCAACAATCCCTACTTGACTCTGGAGGAGATCCTAAAGGACTATATTCTGTGCCAGGATATTGGCCATCAGCTGAGCTGGTTGAGTTGGTCCAAGGAGGATCTGCACGAGGGTTATAGCTACGCCTGCACTGTGGAGGATTTCACTAAGGTAGTGAAGGACTTGCCTCTGGATGATCTGTACACAAGCGGCGTCCTTGGGCTGGATGATGTGACCACAGTGGGTCCTACGAGTACCACGGAAGAACCTACAACGACTCCTACTCCCACCACAGTTCCTTCTACAACAGAGGAATCCACCACCGAGGAATCTACGACGGAATCAAGCTCATCGAGTGCTTTGCCCACCACTGTTTCATCCACAACTGAGGAACCCAGCTCCACGACGGAAGCACCCACTACCTCCACAGCTACTCCGACGGAGGAAACCACATCCTCCACTGCTACTCCCACTGAAGAGCCGAGCTCCTCTACAGCTACTCCCACTGAGGAACCCACTTCCTCTACTGCTACTCCCACTGAGGAACCCACTTCCTCCACTGCTGCTCCCACCGAGGAACCCACGTCCTCCACTGCTACTCCCACTGAAGAGCCGACTTCAACCTCTTCTAGTTCTTCCACAACTACAAGTCCCCCTGTAACCACATCCAGTCCCATTGCCAATCCCTGCAGGTTCAACATCAATGGCGACCTCAAGGATCCTGCTCCGCTTCTTACTCCCCAAGGAGCCCTTAGCTGGTTGCTGCCTGACGAAAGTGGCTTCTACACCGTGGAAGAAGGATCTTCCATTGACCTTCACTGCACTGGAGCTCTGGTTTCCCCCTTCAACCGCTATACCGCTCTGACAGCTCGATGTGTGGGTGATCAGTTGTACGAGGCAGAGGACCAGCGTGTTGGCATTCGCGTATTCGTGTGCCAGAGTTGGCCCACTTATGAGGCAGTGCGAACCGGAGAGATCTGCGAGGGCGGCACTGATCTCGTTCAGATCGGATTCGATGTGGCCGCCGGCCTGCTTACCCATCTGGAGATCTGCTACGACCAGCAGGAGCAGATTTCGCGATATGCTCGCTACGAACTGACCCCAGCCAATGTGGCCTATCAGCGGGGAGTGGCACAGCCGGGCTACCTTCGAGGGGACTTTTACACTGGCGAGGATGTCAACGTTCTTTATGGTCAATCGCGTCAGTTGGAGTCATTCAATGCCGCCCTGGGCTTGGATGCCAGTCAGTACTTCGATAGTTCCAAGGATCTCTACTTGACCCGTGGACAACTGGCAGCTCGCCAGGATTTCATCCACAGTTCCGCCCAGAGGGCTACGCACTTTTACATAAACGCTGTGCCCCAGTGGAGGAGCACCAACATTGGCAATTGGCTGGCTGTGGAGTCCAGTCTGCGGCAGTTTGTGGCGAACCAGGGGCTGAATGTCAGTGTCCATGCTGGCAGCTATGGCATCTCAACTTTACCCAATTCCCAAGGTGTCCAGACCGAGCTGTATCTGAACAGTGAAACCAAGCAGCTGCCGGTGCCTAAGATTCTCTACCGCCTGGTTATCGACCAGGATACTCGCAAGGGTGTGGTCCTCATAGTGGTAAATAATCCCCATCTTACCCTAGCCCAAACCCTGGATGACTATGTGGTTTGTGAGGATGTGGGTGCTCAGTTGGATTGGTTGGACTGGGACAAGACGGACATCTCGAAGGGCTACTCATATGCCTGCGCTGTGGATGACTTCATAAAGATAGTGAAGGACTTGCCGCTGGATCAACTGGAGACCACTGGCGTGCTGGGCCTCTCCAACCAGGATTTGCAGGATGAGGTGTGCAGCTTCCGGGTGAACGGAGGAGATCTGAAGGATCCAGCACCGCTATTTGTCGTACGAAGTGAATTGGGCATTGCCAGGTACTTGGAGCCCGATCAGGAAGGCGTGGTGCAGCTGAAACATGGAGAGTCCTTGGAGTTCCACTGCATCAAGCCCTTCACTGGCTCCTTTGCTGGCTACACATTCGTGAATTCCACCTgctggcagcagcagaacTTCCTGGCCCTGGGCAGTCTTTACCAGCTCCAGGATTTTGTTTGCACCTCTTGGCCAACGTATACGGCTCGCCGCACCAATCGTCCCTGCAATGGAGGCACTGATCTCCTGGAAGTGGGCTTCCAGCTCTCGGCCACCTCCTCGGATGACTTCCTGCAGACCTACGATGTGTGCCACAATGAACTCTCGGAGGTCACGCGCTATGTGCATCACGTCCTCTATCCAGGAAGCGCTCAATACCAGCGATCGGTGTCCAGACCGACCTTTATACCAGGCGACTTTTACAATGGCAAGGATGTGAACACGATGTACACCCAAGTCCAGCAGAACATCACTGTCTCGGAGATCCTGGGCATGGATGCCTCGCACTACTtcaacatcagcagcaatgTCTACCTGGCCCGGGGTCACATGTCGGCCAAAACAGACTTTGTTTTCGGCGCCGCCCAGCAGGCCACCTTCTTCTTTGTGAACGTGGCTCCACAGTGGCAGACTTTCAATGGCGGCAACTGGGAGCGAGTGGAGGATAGCGTGAGGAAGCTCGTGGCTGACGAGAACATTACCGCGGACTGCTACACGGGCACGTGGGGTGTGTCCACCCTGCCGGATGTGAATGGTGTCGAGAGGGAGCTGTATCTGGACTTTGATGAGAATAACAATGGCTTGATTCCGGTTCCCAAGCTGTACTACCGCGTCGTCATTGATCGGGAGAGCAGAAAGGGAATCGTTTTGATTGGAGTAAACAATCCACATGCCGACTTGGAGCAAATCGCAAAGGAGTATCTTATCTGCGAGGATATAGGTGATCAATTGACTTGGGTCAGTTGGACCAAGGAGGATCTGGGTAAGGGCTATTCCTACGCCTGCACCGTGGAGGACTTTACTGCCGTGGTAAAGGATCTGCCACTGGACGATCTGGCCGTAGAGGGAGTGCTGGGCATTCAAGACTAG
- the LOC108070375 gene encoding uncharacterized protein yields the protein MTKSARGYQLIALLLAIVIPREIRAREAITPGPDVGQIIKDLDGLHIDGTGFEPGAPCRVDVQKELPRPDQVQPLYLRPGTDLYWLPNVDGQLEIPRGASIELHCSHSFASMDTDQRSIRVQCLENTTFAWKGSKMKFRDFTCRQAIPYTVERLDRRCGDESLQHPAAFWYRVGYDIGDGRFVATMELCHDPYLLRTHYARHQLTPASVHFQRNVKRTKFSPAGHFTGVDIARIYSHRNQEKVMDAGLIDVKAGLFLARGHLAAKADLIYASQQRSSFNYVNVAPQWQTFNGGRWANLEEATRRYVASSGISATVYTGTYGQMKVAGSRVLHLATDANNNGVLAVPQLFYRVLIDEGQPTRGIALLGVNNPYATLAQIHESYVICDPVEEQVAWLDWLHKGNAKGKLKQGYLYACSVSDLARVVPQLPRPLLEVDELLA from the exons ATGACGAAGTCAGCTCGTGGATACCAGCTCATCGCGTTGCTTTTGGCGATCGTGATACCGAGAGAGATTCGAGCACGTGAGGCCATCACTCCCGGCCCTGATGTGGGTCAGATAATCAAAGATCTCGATGGATTGCATATTGATGGGACGGGATTTGAGCCAG GTGCTCCCTGCAGGGTGGACGTGCAAAAGGAGCTGCCTCGACCCGACCAGGTTCAGCCCCTTTACCTCCGCCCCGGCACGGATCTCTACTGGTTGCCCAACGTCGACGGGCAGCTGGAGATACCCCGTGGCGCCAGCATCGAGCTGCACTGCAGCCATTCCTTTGCATCCATGGACACCGACCAGCGCTCGATACGGGTGCAGTGTTTGGAGAACACCACCTTCGCGTGGAAAGGGTCTAAAATGAAATTCCGCGATTTCACCTGCAGGCAGGCCATTCCCTACACTGTGGAGCGCCTCGACAGGCGTTGCGGGGATGAGTCGCTGCAGCACCCCGCAGCGTTCTGGTATCGCGTAGGCTACGACATCGGAGACGGCAGATTTGTGGCAACCATGGAACTGTGCCACGACCCGTATCTCCTGCGCACACACTACGCCCGCCACCAGTTGACACCCGCCAGCGTGCACTTCCAGAGGAACGTGAAGCGCACGAAATTCAGTCCCGCCGGCCACTTCACCGGCGTGGACATAGCCAGGATTTACTCGCACCGAAACCAGGAGAAGGTGATGGATGCCGGCCTCATCGACGTTAAGGCCGGGCTTTTCCTGGCCCGCGGGCACCTGGCGGCCAAGGCGGACCTGATCTATGCCAGCCAGCAAAGGAGCAGCTTCAACTATGTCAATGTTGCGCCCCAGTGGCAGACTTTCAACGGTGGACGCTGGGCCAATCTGGAGGAGGCCACGCGGCGCTATGTGGCCAGCTCTGGTATCTCGGCCACCGTGTACACGGGCACCTATGGCCAGATGAAGGTGGCCGGCAGCCGGGTTCTCCACCTGGCCACcgatgccaacaacaacggaGTACTGGCCGTGCCCCAGCTCTTTTATCGCGTCCTCATCGACGAGGGGCAACCGACGCGCGGCATCGCCCTGCTGGGCGTCAACAATCCGTATGCCACTCTAGCCCAGATTCACGAGTCCTATGTCATCTGTGATCCCGTCGAGGAGCAGGTGGCGTGGCTGGACTGGTTGCACAAAGGCAACGCCAAGGGTAAGCTGAAGCAGGGCTATCTCTATGCCTGCTCCGTGTCGGACCTGGCCCGTGTCGTCCCCcagctgccacgccccctgcTCGAGGTGGACGAGCTGCTGGCATAG
- the LOC108070399 gene encoding uncharacterized protein isoform X1 has protein sequence MDVGIGILDLNDYCLQRILHYVDIKGQISFAQTCARFRDVFHVWSRCEYSYVSIVGDVEPRELTLLSLVASSVRKLNIFADDLVSSFNDNYTDKKHHNVVSKFCNLIRSMDCLKSIKLWQVSPHPIVKHILRALRDLPRLRKLYLCIPMRITIDLSRSYRLNLFWTPRDLLRHCRSLCNLRTLHLSDDVSSSNLRDIVKQMPHLKDLSFYIDRSNKWSLFLCHQDTRNHLTRIFDFLASKRRLEVLRIKGEINADNEAKSLANIKTLKSLDCSFANPNFVIYLTELTSLRSLRITSLHGMDISATYLQVIRSCKDLKFLRIFDYNISPNFVSLAGKVLEEIESENTLHLRVHGRHSSHSLKEFKSNALDHKNLLFRSITATELLTLI, from the exons ATGGATGTGGGCATTGGAATTTTGGATCTCAACGATTACTGCCTTCAGAGGATACTCCATTATGTGGACATTAAAGGACAAATAAGCTTTGCCCAAACCTGTGCTAGGTTTCGGGATGTCTTCCATGTCTGGTCACGTTGTGAATACTCCTATGTTTCGATTGTTGGCGACGTTGAACCAAGGGAGTTGACCTTGCTCAGTCTGGTGGCCTCGAGTGTCAGAAAGCTGAATATATTCGCTGACGATCTGGTTAGTTCATTCAATGATAATTATACAGACAAAAAGCACCATAATGTAGTTTCAAAATTTTGCAACCTGATCCGAAGCATGGACTGCCTGAAGTCCATCAAGCTATGGCAGGTGAGTCCACATCCGATCGTCAAGCACATACTGAGGGCATTAAGAGACTTGCCTCGTCTGAGAAAGCTGTATTTGTGCATTCCAA TGCGGATCACGATAGACTTGAGTCGGTCTTATCGGCTGAACTTATTCTGGACTCCTAGGGATCTACTGAGACACTGCAGATCCCTGTGTAACCTGAGGACCCTACATCTCTCCGATGATGTGAGCAGCTCCAATCTCCGGGATATAGTAAAGCAGATGCCGCATCTGAAGGATCTGAGCTTCTATATAGATCGATCTAATAAATGGAGTCTGTTTCTCTGCCATCAAGATACCAGAAATCATCTGACCAGGATCTTTGACTTCCTGGCAAGCAAAAGGAGACTGGAAGTTCTCAGGATCAAGGGAGAAATAAATGCTGACAACGAGGCCAAGTCCTTGGCTAACATAAAAACCCTGAAGTCCCTGGATTGTAGTTTCGCCAACCCCAACTTTGTGATTTACCTGACCGAACTCACTTCGCTCAGGAGCCTGCGCATAACATCGCTCCATGGCATGGATATATCTGCAACATACCTACAGGTGATTCGAAGCTGCAAAGATCTTAAGTTCCTTCGCATTTTCGATTACAACATTAGTCCGAACTTTGTTTCCTTGGCCGGCAAAGTGCTGGAAGAGATCGAGTCGGAGAACACACTACATTTAAGAGTCCACGGCCGCCATAGCTCACATTCATTGAAGGAGTTTAAGTCAAATGCTTTGGACCataaaaatcttttatttCGTTCAATAACAGCCACAGAACTTTTAACATTAATCTGA
- the LOC108086282 gene encoding uncharacterized protein, translating to MKHIFRIYLILGAAFCTQGYKRFGLDCEDIACELGERCTLSRVPCTGPDQQEGVQCGAYPECQKDQLARDFSIDTTLTIANTRSSIIIPSTSTNRNRTDTNTDTDTDFELLTDLGNPDNSATHAGQTQANVLVIVQDGSQPQLQPNPWLNRRQNVPCTVNPLYPYACNYPGYVPNTGVGLPSYPQARSGNGPQLVPPTPPCYYNCYPRVGASPYGQYRGYPLARSANPSSTNNYLLYLTLSSAPFPAIAASAVPAGGSAGSSAASRTDPPGQKPETDLSRASNRTTRQIPMPPRPMPMPGPMPMPGVMRVPGPVPVPMNVPPVPGRAYYPPYMGQPMPMAGPVRAPMPMMPMGPQPGVPGVPLGGGGLGGTSIIVEPLVILPMGMGAGINPNQYYGSNGAYPSYNNYNPYNTYTTAQPYYDYNNYNNNNYNNYNNYNNYSGSNNNYNDYNSYG from the exons ATGAAGCatatatttagaatatatCTGATCTTAGGAGCAGCATTCTGCACTCAAGGATACAAAA GATTTGGTCTGGATTGTGAGGATATTGCCTGTGAATTGGGCGAAAGATGCACTCTATCCCGGGTGCCATGCACTGGCCCAGACCAACAGGAAGGAGTACAATGTGGAGCTTACCCAGAGTGTCAAAAAG ATCAGCTGGCCAGGGATTTCTCCATCGACACCACACTGACCATCGCCAACACCCGCAGTAGCATCATCATACCCAGCACCAGCACGAATCGCAATCGGACCGACACGAAcacggatacggatacggacTTTGAGCTGCTGACCGATTTGGGAAATCCGGATAATTCCGCCACGCACGCGGGCCAGACTCAGGCCAATGTCCTGGTGATTGTACAGGATGGGTCACAGCCTCAGCTTCAGCCGAATCCATGGCTAAATCGCAGACAGAATGTGCCCTGCACAGTCAATCCCCTCTATCCCTATGCCTGCAATTATCCGGGCTACGTGCCCAATACCGGCGTGGGATTACCCTCATATCCGCAGGCAAGGTCGGGCAATGGCCCCCAACTGGTTCCGCCCACGCCGCCCTGCTATTACAATTGCTATCCCAGAGTGGGGGCCAGTCCTTATGGACAATACAGGGGATATCCCCTGGCCAGGTCGGCCAATCCCTCATCCACCAATAACTATTTGCTTTACCTTACACTGTC CTCTGCACCGTTTCCGGCGATCGCCGCAAGTGCTGTACCAGCCGGTGGGAGTGCCGGCTCCTCTGCCGCCTCCAGG ACAGATCCCCCCGGCCAAAAACCAGAAACAGATCTTTCTCGAGCTTCTAATCGAACAACTCGTCAGATTCCCATGCCTCCAAGACCCATGCCAATGCCAGGACCTATGCCGATGCCTGGTGTCATGCGTGTGCCAGGCCCAGTGCCAGTTCCTATGAATGTGCCTCCAGTTCCGGGACGGGCCTATTACCCGCCGTATATGGGACAACCCATGCCAATGGCCGGACCAGTACGGGCTCCAATGCCCATGATGCCGATGGGGCCACAGCCTGGCGTTCCAGGTGTTCCCTTGGGGGGTGGAGGCTTAGGTGGAACTAGCATTATTGTGGAGCCTTTAGTTATCCTGCCCATGGGCATGGGTGCAGGCATTAATCCCAATCAATATTATGGATCCAATGGAGCTTATCCCAGCTACAACAATTATAATCCCTACAATACGTACACCACGGCACAGCCCTACTATgactataataattataataacaataactacaataattacaacaattacaataacTACAGTGGGAGTAATAACAATTACAATGACTACAACTCATACggttaa
- the LOC108070399 gene encoding uncharacterized protein isoform X3, with translation MDVGIGILDLNDYCLQRILHYVDIKGQISFAQTCARFRDVFHVWSRCEYSYVSIVGDVEPRELTLLSLVASSVRKLNIFADDLHGLPEVHQAMAGESTSDRQAHTEGIKRLASSEKAVFVHSNADHDRLESVLSAELILDS, from the exons ATGGATGTGGGCATTGGAATTTTGGATCTCAACGATTACTGCCTTCAGAGGATACTCCATTATGTGGACATTAAAGGACAAATAAGCTTTGCCCAAACCTGTGCTAGGTTTCGGGATGTCTTCCATGTCTGGTCACGTTGTGAATACTCCTATGTTTCGATTGTTGGCGACGTTGAACCAAGGGAGTTGACCTTGCTCAGTCTGGTGGCCTCGAGTGTCAGAAAGCTGAATATATTCGCTGACGATCTG CATGGACTGCCTGAAGTCCATCAAGCTATGGCAGGTGAGTCCACATCCGATCGTCAAGCACATACTGAGGGCATTAAGAGACTTGCCTCGTCTGAGAAAGCTGTATTTGTGCATTCCAA TGCGGATCACGATAGACTTGAGTCGGTCTTATCGGCTGAACTTATTCTGGACTCCTAG
- the LOC108070400 gene encoding uncharacterized protein, which translates to MGATNIAELIDDCLYNILEFLTTKDRISFAQVSQRFRQVFINQCGSKYREFTLDENSRRLELIQLCICREAVEVLTINLEHFDTGKCMGTSYRCIAPAECYGILCHTLSGMNRLKHLVVKQLKFYIAPIDKPFDQVLAAVRHLPELKRLEFQATQDFSVDRLHQLQNLETLQLLIPKVPPACLVKCFKSNSNLRSLHLGYSCCQKNLVDIIVTHCKDLEVLKFGMTAEPADYKPLAKLPKLRELSHFGIRRSGSFEPLLSSLAVKSQLKHLSIDGGSLTQGEVCQLVCIQSLRHLTCFCASNECVEMLGRLKNLEEICLWMSRPLDISHGLLTIIASCKRLKLLRLAVGNVNKNFFNDAIDLLRMDERLGQQPPLKLEIPAISQKQDISHEDISIHKERIIWGSVA; encoded by the exons ATGGGTGCCACAAACATAGCAGAGCTCATCGACGACTGTCTTTATAATATACTCGAATTCCTGACCACGAAAGATCGCATTAGTTTCGCTCAAGTGAGCCAGCGATTTCGTCAGGTTTTTATCAATCAGTGCGGCAGTAAATACCGGGAATTCACACTCGACGAAAACAGTCGGCGACTAGAACTGATACAATTATGCATCTGTCGGGAGGCGGTGGAGGTTTTGACCATCAATCTGGAGCATTTTGATACGGGAAAATGCATGGGAACGTCCTATAGATGCATTGCACCAGCGGAATGTTATGGTATCCTCTGCCATACTTTGTCTGGTATGAACCGGTTGAAGCACCTGGTGGTGAAGCAGCTAAAGTTTTACATAGCACCCATTGACAAGCCCTTCGATCAAGTCCTGGCCGCCGTTAGGCATTTGCCTGAGCTGAAACGACTGGAGTTTCAGGCCACTCAGG ACTTCAGTGTGGATCGTTTGCATCAACTGCAGAATCTGGAAACACTTCAGCTTCTCATACCAAAGGTTCCCCCAGCTTGCCTGGTGAAATGCTTCAAGTCCAATAGCAATCTTCGCAGTCTCCATCTGGGCTATTCTTGTTGCCAAAAGAATCTTGTGGATATTATTGTGACCCACTGCAAAGACCTGGAGGTACTCAAGTTCGGCATGACAGCGGAGCCGGCGGACTACAAACCGCTGGCTAAGCTTCCCAAGCTCCGAGAGCTCTCACACTTTGGAATCCGACGTAGCGGCTCCTTTGAGCCCCTTCTCTCGTCTCTGGCAGTAAAATCTCAGCTGAAACACCTTTCCATCGACGGAGGAAGCCTTACCCAAGGGGAGGTCTGCCAGCTGGTATGCATCCAGAGCCTGAGGCACCTCACGTGCTTTTGTGCCAGCAACGAGTGCGTTGAGATGCTAGGCCGACTCAAGAACCTGGAGGAGATTTGTCTATGGATGTCCCGTCCCCTGGATATTTCCCACGGCCTGCTCACAATAATTGCAAGCTGCAAAAGGCTTAAGCTGCTTCGATTGGCCGTGGGTAATGTTAACAAAAACTTCTTCAACGATGCAATAGACTTGTTACGGATGGACGAGAGGCTAGGGCAGCAGCCTCCTCTCAAGCTGGAAATACCAGCTATCAGTCAGAAGCAAGATATATCTCATGAG GACATTTCCATCCATAAGGAGCGCATCATATGGGGCTCAGTTGCGTGA